TATGGCATATATTATGAACCTTTAATTTTTAACGAAATAATAGCTTTAGAATGTGGCTTAATACCTATTAAATATAATAAAAAGGGTATGTTAGCTTCGCCCTGTTACGGAATGGAGTTAATCACTTGGCTAGGAAATTATGAATTATTAGCGAACATTATAATTAATAACCGAGGTAACTTTTTTACCTCTACCGGTAAAATTTCTAAGAATTTCAAAAATCTTATGGACAAAAACCTAGCCGAGAAAATCCTAAAAATATATTTAAAAGTATCAAAAACCCTTAACAATAAAACTAAAGAGAATTAGGCTTTTACTAATTCAAAAGTAAAATTATAACTTTCGCAAGCCGCCCTTAGTGCTTGGGCGTAGTTGCCTGTAATCCAGCTACCGATAAAAGGTGTTTCCGGTTTAAGTTTTATTTGTTTTGAATCGTTATTTTCTTCAACCGCTTCTAATCTACTAAACCAAGATTTATCCACAGCCTCGCCGTAATGTGCTATCAAATATTGCCTTACTTTATACCATATCGAATTAGGATTTAACCCCGCAAGCCCGATATAGCCGTTGCTAAGCGTTTTTGCTGTTTGTTTAGGCGCATTGCCGGTAAAAGGCAAGATTTCCAAACGCTGTATTTCCTGCCCATACACCGCTTGTATTTCTTGAAGCAATCGAGTTTTAACATAATCGGACAAAGTAATATTTTTTGTTAATTTTAGTTGATAAGCCTCCGAGGCAATTTTAGAAAACTCACAAGAGCGTAATAAAGGCTCAGCGATATCCGGTTCAAAAACTGCCGCTATCTTTCGCTCTAATTGTGCCTTTTGACTTGTACCTAAGCTATATTCTTTTTCAGCTAAATACTCATCTCGTGCTTTAGTAGCTTCATCCGTTTTAAACCTAAAGCCCTCATTATTCACGACCGGTGCTTGTCGCAGCTCATAAGTCAAAGCTTTAGCCATGTAATTTAAAACCGCTTTTTTGTTATAAAATTTATTATTTGGGTATTGCTCAGCAAGTTTCATCAGTAATTTATTCATATAGCTTAAGTTAAATTCTCGATTTGATCGAAGCCGCAATATGCCTGCCTCTTCTTCGGTTAACGGATGGAATTCGGATAATTTCCTACCACCACACCATTTTTTTGCCTTATCGATAAGCGTAGAAATGGGATTAGAGGAAGCAGGAGGGGGAGCGGAAGCACTAGAACCGGAATCGGTGGAGTGAGAATTTGCTTCTGACGGGGGTGTAGGAGTTTTTGCCGGGTCGTTTTTATTACTTATTTCTAAATTTTTATTAACAAAATTAGATTTATCTATATCTATATCTTTATCTCTATATTTATACTTAGATATAGATATATCTATTATATTGTCTTGTTGAAAATTATTTTCGGTTAACCCGAAATTTTTTTCCGGTTCAGTGGAAATATTTTTCTTATAAGGTTCAAATTTTTTTACCAGCTTTATACACGGCACATTACGGCATTTTACATAATGTTTTACCACTGTATTTAAAGTAAGCTTAATAAAACCGCCGTCATGCAATTCAAGCAAGCACTGCCTTATACGTTTCTGACATACCCCTATTAGCTGCTCAAAATAATAATAACTTTCCTGCAATTCATTTAATTCATCATTTGCCCCCTCTAAAATCTTATCGTTTTGTAATCGCGAAACTATCAATGATAAAACTTGCCGTGCGGATTTACTTAAAACTTTACCCTCGCTAGAGGTCAGCGTACGCCACTCAGGAGGGATGAAATTACCGACTATATTATAAAAAATGGTATCGCTAGAATTAGAATTTTTAATAGAAATTGCGTCAAAAGGTGTAACTATTTTTGACATATTACCCCCCTCTGAAACCCAGTTAAGAAGAGGCTTGGCGAGCTATTACGCCGATCGAAAATTAAGTCAAAAGGCGAATAAAAGGAGCATATGGGGTTTTTAGTATATTTTAATAAAGCCCTAAAACCCGATAGTAATGCGGTGAGGCGAGGGGGGCTTGCACCCCAGACCTTCTGCCTGTCACGCAGAAGGTCGCGGGTTCGAGTCCCGTCACTCCCGCCAGTTCCTGCTGGGGTTTTCAGGGCTTTCTGGGGCTTTTCTAAATTTTCTAAAAACTCCGTATGTTCCTTTTATTCGCCTTTTGACTTAATTTTCGAGCGGTGTAATAGCTCGCCAAGCCTCTTCCTGACTGGATTTCAGAGGGAGGTAATATGCAAAAAATAGTTACACCTTTTCCTACTTCCACAACTGTAAATGATACTATTTTTTATAATTTAGTCGGTAATTTTATACCGCCTGAATGGCGTAATTTGACCTCTAGCGACGGTAAAATTTTAAGTAAAACCGCTCGGCAAGTTTTATCATTGATAGTTTCGCAGTTACAAAATGATCAGATTTCCGACGGGGTAAATGATGAGTTACAGGAAAGTTATTATTATTTTGAGCAGCTACTCGGGGTATGTCAGAAACGTATCAGGCAGTGTTTGCTGGAATTACGGGACGGCGGTTTTATTAAGCTTACTTTAAATACAGTGGTAAAACATTATGTAAAATGCCGTAATGTGCCGTGTATAAAACTAGCAAAAAATTTTGAGCCTTACCGGAAAAATCTTTCTGCTGAACCGGAAAAAAGTTTCGGGTTCAACGGAAAGATTTTAGAAGCAGACAATATAATAGATAATAGTATATCTATAAATAAATCTAGATATCTCGACGAATCTAATTTTATAAATAAAAATTTAGAAATAAATAATAAAAACAACCCTGCAAAAACTCCTACACCCCCGTCAGAAGCAAATTCTCACTCCACCGGTTCTGGTTCTAGTGCTTCCGCTTCTGCTTCCTCTAATCCCATTTCTACGCTTATCGATAAGGCAAAAGAATGGTGCGGCGGTAGGAAATTATCCGAATTCCATCCGTTAACTGAGGAAGACGGCATTTGGCTAAGAAATAAATCAGGACGTGAGTTTAACCTGCGATATATCAATAATCTACTGATGAGACTAGCCGAAAAACTCCCAGATAATCGATTTTACGGCAAAAAGTCGGTATTAAACTATATGGCTATGGCATTGCTGTATGAAAAGCGTACGGTAGAAGTTGCCAATAACGAAAGCTTTAATTTTGGGCTTGAAGCTGCCGTTAAGAAGAGGGAAGAATATTTAAAGAAAAAAGAATATAGCCAAGAGACAACACCGCAAGCACAATTAGAGCGAAAGATAGCGGCAGTTTTTGAACCGGATATAGCTTACCCTTTATTACGCTCTTGTGAGTTTTCTAAAATTGCCTCGGAGGCTTATCAACTAAAATTAACAAAAAATATTACTTTGTCCGATTATGTTAAAACTCGATTGCTTCAAGAAATACAAGCGGTATATGGTCAGGAAATACAGCGTTTGGAAGTCTTGCCTTTTACCGGCAATGCGCCTAAACAAACAGCAAAAACGCTTAGCAACAGTTATATCGGGCTTGCGGGGTTAAATCCTAATTCGATATGGTACAAAGTAAGGCAATATTTGATAGCACACTATGGCGAGGCTATTGATAAATCTTGGTTTAGTAGATTAGAAGCGGTTGAAGAAAATAACGATTCAAAACAAATAAAACTTAAACCGGAAACACCTTTTATAGGGGCGTGGATCATTAGTAAAAACCTAATTCTCTTTAGTTTTATTGTTAAGGGTTTTTGATACTTTTAAATATATTTTTAGGATTTTCTCGGCTAGGTTTTTGTCCATAAGATTTTTGAAATTCTTAGAAATTTTACCGGTAGAGGTAAAAAAGTTACCTCGGTTATTAATTATAATGTTCGCTAATAATTCATAATTTCCTAGCCAAGCGATTAACTCCATTCCGTAACAGGGCGAAGCTAACATACCCTTTTTATTATATTTAATAGCTATTAAGCCACATTCTAAAGCTATTATTTCGTTAAAAATTAAAGGTTCATAATATATGCCATAATCTAAGTTATTATTACAAAATATTAAATCAAGCCTATCCTCCAGCGAATTATTCTTATTAGTTATTTCCGGCTTGTCTTTGTAATACGTAGTAATTAATTCGTCGTTATATTCTAACGCCTCAGCCTCGCTGTTAGTCGTAAAGTCTATTTTACGTATAATATAAAATTTTTTGTTAAGTCGTTCTAAATAGTTAATAACCATATTAACCTCGTTTTTTATTGTTAATTGTTAATTTTAAGTTGTATTAAATTATACTTTTAAATTTGTTATTTTTTAGTTGCCTTCTATTTTATCGTTTTGTATACTAAGCTTTCATTTTGTTGTTATTGTTATTAATTTATTAAAAAGTTTCTAAGGGTTACGAAGGTACGCTAAAAACTAGCGTACTGCTAGTCCGTTGCTTTTAAATTATTTTTAAAATCCTCTCGGCTATGTCTTTCCCTATGACATCTTCGGCGTCCTTAGAAATTTCCCCTTCTCGTATAAAGAATTTACTTTTTGGATCAATTGTATTGCTAGTTAACAATTGATAAGCTTCTAGTCGCAAAGTTACGTTCATATTGTTACTACACAAAGCTAACATATTCTTACCCCGATATTGAAAAGGCGTTAAGTCGCACTCAAAAGCTATTGTCTCGTCGAAAATTGAGGGCTCGTAATATGTATTGTAATAGCTTAAGCCGTCCCAAAATGTTTGCTCTAATTCCGCCTCTAGTTCGTCAGGGTCAATATTTACGTCCTCTTCATCGCTGTGATATTCCGCAAATAATTCTTTGTTATATTCTACTTGCTCATAATTATATTTCGCTTCTTCACAATTATTTTCTTCTTCAAAGTTTATTTCGTGAATAGTATAAAATTGTTTTTCAAGTCCGCTATTTAAATGGTAGATAGTCATAAAAGCCCTTTTTATTAATTGTTAAGTTTATAAAGTTTTAAATTTCACAATTTGTTTTATAAAGTCCTTATTGTGATATATTTACTTTGTTAGACAAAAAATAAGTTATTTATAATTTTATTTATTACTATTGTTAGTGTAATTTTTTTACTTATATATAATTATTAGTTTTTTTGTCGTTATCCTATCGATGTCATGAAGTAATTTTGAAGTCAAGGCGGGAAATCATTATTTTTATTATTATTGTAATTATTTTTACTACTGTCTCTTTCTTGCGGCAAAGTTAGGGAATTTAAATATTAGGGCTATATTTTATTATAAAAACTATAAAATAATAAATTTGCTATTTTTCGTTAGCAATTAAATATAGCTAGTAATTATTAATTACTAACTACTAACTATATTAATACTAATTATTATTTAACTTATAATTTTTTATTTTTAAAAGAAGAATTAGAAGAATTTTATTAAGAAATGTTTAATATTTAATTACTAAACATAATAAAGATATTATTTATATTAATAGTTAGTAATAAGTAATTTATGAATTATCTATATATTGATAGACCAACCGTATTACTTAAGTAAAAAAATAATTAGGTTACTACCCCGGGAAACAATAACGACGCTTATATAATATTTTATGCTAATTAAATTATTATTATTAAATAAAGCTTAAACTAAACTTATATAGTGCTTATAAAAGAAAAGTTAAGCTTATAAATTAGCTTAACTTTAGGCTTTTTTTATCAACGATAGCTATTTAAATAAAATACTTTATCATTGTAAACTTCGGTACTTTTTTTAGTTACTTGTTGAGCGTATCTTTCTAATTGCGTTTCGTAACAGTGAAACCAACCATCATTTAAATCTCTACATAAAGCGATCAAGTTTTTACCCTCATAACTAAAAGGAAGAAAACCTTGCTTCATAATTAATTCTTCTTTAAAAGTTTGGGTTTCATGTGGTTCATAATATATATTCCAAGCGGTCAAATCCTCATAAATTTTTTGGTATATATTATTAAAATGTTTATTTTTTCTGTAATATTCTATTATTAATTTAAAATTAAATTCTACTTCGCCTTGAAAAAAAGCTCTAGTCAAATCATGTTTGTCAATATTATGAAGCTTATAAAAATTAGTACCGTCAATTTTAACGTTAAACATAAAAAACCTATTATTAATTGTTAAGTTTATAGTTAGTAATTATTAATATATAAAACGTTATTAGTTAATTAACGCTTTAGACCACCATTACCGTGGGAAATTTTGGAAGTACAGCGGATAAAATAATAATTTTTATAATTTTTTTAATATTTACCAAAATTATAAAAATTTTGTGACTTTTCAGCGGCAATAAGGGGAACATTGAACAAAACAACGAAATAATAAAGAATAATACTAATTATTATTAACTTATAATTTTTTATTTTTTGAAAGAAAATCAGAAGAGCTTTATTAAGAAATATTTAATATTTAATTATTAAATATAATAAAAGTATTATTTATATTAATAGTTAATAATAAGTAAGTAGTTATTTATATATTTATAGATTAATTGTATGAGCAGGAAGAAATTATAGTAATTATAATATTTATTTTCCCGGTTATTCGTTGCCCGGAACATATAAGGAGCATATGAAACTAAAAGCCTAATCAAATCCTTATAGTTATTAGGGTTCTAAGTGTTTAGCCCTCTGATGGGACAGCAGAGGGCTAAGGATAATTTAACAAATTAAGGCAAATATTGTTGTTTTTTAGCCACTTTTTGCTGTTTTTTCTTATTTTTTTGCCGGATCTGAGACTTAAATCTACGGTAGGGGGTAGTTTGGCTTTAGGAAGGGGGATCGAGTCACCCCTGTATTGACCAGAGGTGCTCACAGAACCGTACGTGAGACTCTCGCCTCATACGGCTCTTTGTGGATTTGAGGCAATGTTGTACCTCTTTGACATAATATTAATTAATCCTTCTTTAATTAGCTTAGTTGTTAATTTTTTTTTTATGTCGCTCCACATGCAGCCCTTCGCTCCACTCCCATTACAGAAGCTTCTTCACTACTACAACTGCATCTGCCTCAATAGCTGGAAAGTGCTATTGATTCCCAAGTTCCATATCTGACCCTAATTTATGTTCGTACTGCCTCCTGTGCCGCTCGCCGATAGCTCAACTATTGTATGACAGTTAGCTAACTTATCCCTTCAGCCCCCAAAAGCCAAAGGTTTTGACAGAGAACTTAACCCTCTTTCGACACTTAATTACAGCAATTCACTTTCGTTTACCTACATAAATCTCACATGACCCTTGCGGGCCTTTTCCTTAACGCTCACTACCATATTCCTTAGAATACAGCAGCTTAAGGTTGTTTGGAATCTGCTCATACCAGCTCGATTCCGGTGGACCTTCCACCATGTCAAATACAGCATTGCATCCTCTTCTTCTGATTCTGCATTCTTGGCACACTTGGGGGGAGTTTGAAAAAATTTTTGCGGAGGGAATTAATCGGTTAATAAAAAAAAATTTTCAGTTTTTTATAAAATTTTAATAATGTCCTTTGCAGCTTTCTATTTCTATAATTTGAGTTTTTTTATTAAAAGAATATACTAATCTATGCTCATTATCTATTCTTCGAGACCAAAAGCCGCTTAAGTTATATTTTAAAGGCTCCGGTTTTCCTTTTCCAGTGCAAGGAGTTAGAATAATATTATCTATCAAAAGCTGGATTCGTTTAATTATTTGAGGGTTATTACGTTTCCAAAACTCTAACTGCTCTAAAGCTTCATCAGACCAAATGACTTTCAATTTTTTTACCTTCTTTTTTCTGTTTAGCTTTTAAGAGCTGCTCTGTAATATCTTCGGCAGGTACACCACTATCATAATTCATCCACCATTGATCTTCAGCGTTTTCTATTTCTTCTATATCTTTTGGAAGCAGTAATAAAAAATTATCTTTGGTATAAGTATCAGTAAAAAACTTTTGAAAAAATTTATGCATTTCTTGCTTAGTAATTGTTGTGTCTTTTCTTTCTATTGCTTCTTGCCAAATAGAATGCATATGAGTTAAGTCACTTAAACGATGTGCTGAAATTTCACCATATATGGAATATATTTTATAAATGAAGTGTTTTTGTTGCTCAGTATAAATATCAAAGTCCATTTCACCAGGAGCTGGAATTGGTACTCTTTTTAGGTTGCCAAACGGTATACGTAATTTTGGTGCTACCGGTCCGAATTCCCAAGCTTCAATCTCTTCATTAAAAAGCGGTTTATCAAATAAAGCAAGGTGAATGCCTTGAGCAAAATAGATTAATTTTTGCAACTTTAATTGAGTTATAATATCTCCGGCTTCTCTATCTATTAAAACCAGAAAATAATTAGCTACATCGAAACAACTTAATATTGAATCTTTTTGATTTGTATCCATAATTATTCTTAATTCTACCTCCTGGTTATATTTTATTTTAATCATAATTTTACGACTTATAACACAAATAAATTATTATCAATAGAGTAATTTGAAATAATTAAAAAATAATTGTGTTAGTATTAAAGATTATTTGGAGTTGTAAAAAGGCTCAAAAACCTCTATAATACAGGGATTGGAGGTATTTTTGTGATTAAAAATTATAGCTCAAAAAATTACAAATTATTTGATAAATATTTAAATAAAATATCGGCTAGCACGATTGATAAATTCGGCTCCCGGGATAATATTGTTATTTTTCTGCAAGAGCTATGCGAAATAGGCAATATCGGTCTTGCTGCTAAGAAGGTAATAGTCGGGTCTCCTATACATTTACACAAACTAATTCATGATGACAAATATTTAACTAAATGCGTCAGTCTTGCGCTTAGATACGCATCCGAAAGAGCTGAAGCCGTACTCTATGATCGGGCTATTAACGGCTATGAGGAATTAACTTATAACGAACAAGGTGAATGCATAGCACGTAAGAAAAAATATTGTTCTAGGAGTTTGCTGGAGTATTTAAAGGCTAATTCACCGAAATATCAAACTAATATCAAAAACGTTAGCGAAATTAAAAAACCGGATAATATGCAGATAAATTCAAATGACATGGATATTTTTGAGATAGAAGCTTATAGAGCAGAAGCAGAAAATGAAGAAGAAGCAAATAACTAGTAATAACAAAACAAGTAAACAAAAAACTATAAAATTCCCTGTTAATTGGTCACCTTATCCGTTTCAATTACCTTTGTGGCGTTATCTGTATAATGGCGGCAAGATAGCAATAGCGGTATGGCATAGAAGATCAGGTAAAGACATAATGGGTATTAACTGGATTACGGCAGCCGCACTACGTGAAGTTGGGCTGTACTGGTATGTATATCCAACCTATGAACAAGCTAAAAAGGCGATATGGCAGGGTATGACTTTAGAGGGGCGCCCTTATATGTCTTTTATACCGCAATCGGCTATAGATAAAGTTTTAAAATCCGAACAAATAATACTATTTAAAAACGGCTCGATAATTCAGTTTGTCGGTAGCGATAGACATACAAAGCTTAGAGGTGTCGGAATTAAAGGAGCGATAATATCCGAGTACTCTTATCATGATCCGGTGGCGATGACTTCGCTAATAGAGCCGATGGTAGCTCGAAGTAATGCCTGGGTACTTTACTTATATACGCCTGCTATTAATCCACAATAACCTTAAGTCGTTAAGTATGAACATGGCTGAAAGGCGTAGAGAGCTTTATTGCGATTTTGAGGCTTATAAGTATAAAAAAGCCGATGAGGGCGGCACGTTTGTAGAGCAGCTGCGTATTGTGGAAAGCGAGGGGCGTATTACGCACATACCTTATGACCCTGCATATAGAGTAAATACCTATTGGGATATCGGTATAGTTGATTACACGGCTATTTGGTTTGTGCAGGAAAAGAAAGAAAGTATAGATATTATAGATTTCTATATTAACAGGGGTAAAAATTTAGAGTTTTATTTAAATCATTTAAGGTTTAGACCTTATAACTACGGACGAAATATATTGCCGCATGATATGGCTAGGCGTCAGATGCCGACTTTAGATACGAGGCTACAACAAGCAAACGAGATAGCCGAGAAGCTTTGCTTTGCTCCTTTTGAGTTAGGAAGAAAGTACTTACGTGAAGAAATGATAAACAAAGCTCGTAATTTACTGATGCAAAGTTATTTACGAATAGACGAGCGAAAATGCCGTGATGGTATAAACGGACTTTATGAGTTTGACGCAAATAAACGCACTGCTCATTCAAGCTCGACAAGATGCACGGATATAACGGAAAGTTTTTGTTATCTGGCAATGGATGCTAAAACCGGCACGCAGCAGGAAAGCATAAGTCACAATTATTTACGTTATAATAAAGTGATTAACGATTATAACCCTTTAGAAATATGATAAAGATAAGTAAGAAATTAAGAGTTTAAATATGGGAGGAATATTTAAAAAGCCGTTTAAGGCAATTACCGGAGCGATAAGTAAATACGTACCGGGCGGCAAGTACTTAACCGGTAGAGAAACCGAGAGGCAAAAATTCCATTATAACAATGCCTTAAATGAATATAACAGCTATGCCTCGGAAGCACAAACGGCTATTGATAATTTAAGCAACCAATTATACGAATCGGCACAGAGATTGCAAAGTATCGAGCAACAAAAATATCAGCATGGACAAAGTAGCGGGCATTTACACCGGCAGGCGGAGCAATATCAACGAGGCTTACAAAATCTAGAGCAGCAAAAAACAAGTTTAGGATCGGAAGCAAACGAATTGCAGGCAGCCTTTGAAGCTTTTAAAAGTAAAGCTCCGTCGCTTGCCGGTAAAATAAGCGAAATGCAGAAGCTGCCGGGTAATTTCCAATCAATGTTCGAGTCGGTTTTACAGCAAAAGGATAGGCTTAGAGGTTTAACCGAAGAAGAAGCCGGCGGCGAGATAAATAAATATCACGCTAGCGTGGATAATTTAAAGAAGCAGCGAGAGCAAGCAGAGAATAACATAAGGCAGCAGATGGACGCCATAACCAAAGAGCATACGGGGCTTGAGAGTGAAAAAGCTAATTTAGAAAATAGGTTGTCCTCCTATAGCTCGCAACAAAATAGGCTATTACAAGATACCGGCAATTTTAATAATGCTCGCAGTACACTAGAGAATGTTATCCGCAATTATCAGAATGAACAACAAAGATTAGAAAATGAATATAACAGCCATAAATCACAGACTGAAAACCTAAATAGTCAGTTAGATAATTACAGCAATAGCGCCCAAGCACATTTAGATAATTTGGGAAATGCGGTAGGTTTTCGGGCAAATA
This genomic window from Rickettsia endosymbiont of Ceutorhynchus obstrictus contains:
- a CDS encoding DnaA N-terminal domain-containing protein encodes the protein MSKIVTPFDAISIKNSNSSDTIFYNIVGNFIPPEWRTLTSSEGKVLSKSARQVLSLIVSRLQNDKILEGANDELNELQESYYYFEQLIGVCQKRIRQCLLELHDGGFIKLTLNTVVKHYVKCRNVPCIKLVKKFEPYKKNISTEPEKNFGLTENNFQQDNIIDISISKYKYRDKDIDIDKSNFVNKNLEISNKNDPAKTPTPPSEANSHSTDSGSSASAPPPASSNPISTLIDKAKKWCGGRKLSEFHPLTEEEAGILRLRSNREFNLSYMNKLLMKLAEQYPNNKFYNKKAVLNYMAKALTYELRQAPVVNNEGFRFKTDEATKARDEYLAEKEYSLGTSQKAQLERKIAAVFEPDIAEPLLRSCEFSKIASEAYQLKLTKNITLSDYVKTRLLQEIQAVYGQEIQRLEILPFTGNAPKQTAKTLSNGYIGLAGLNPNSIWYKVRQYLIAHYGEAVDKSWFSRLEAVEENNDSKQIKLKPETPFIGSWITGNYAQALRAACESYNFTFELVKA
- a CDS encoding Txe/YoeB family addiction module toxin, with the protein product MKVIWSDEALEQLEFWKRNNPQIIKRIQLLIDNIILTPCTGKGKPEPLKYNLSGFWSRRIDNEHRLVYSFNKKTQIIEIESCKGHY
- a CDS encoding Panacea domain-containing protein, coding for MDTNQKDSILSCFDVANYFLVLIDREAGDIITQLKLQKLIYFAQGIHLALFDKPLFNEEIEAWEFGPVAPKLRIPFGNLKRVPIPAPGEMDFDIYTEQQKHFIYKIYSIYGEISAHRLSDLTHMHSIWQEAIERKDTTITKQEMHKFFQKFFTDTYTKDNFLLLLPKDIEEIENAEDQWWMNYDSGVPAEDITEQLLKAKQKKEGKKIESHLV